One genomic segment of Hemiscyllium ocellatum isolate sHemOce1 chromosome 49, sHemOce1.pat.X.cur, whole genome shotgun sequence includes these proteins:
- the LOC132837342 gene encoding gastrula zinc finger protein XlCGF49.1-like produces the protein MEKPWKCDDCGNGFHSLSTLEFHRRGHYREEPFTCTECGKGFPDSSALRVHQRDATAERPFTCSECDKTFCEYFTLLSHQQVHTGKRPPTCLECGKVFTQVSSLRTHQRVHTGERPFPCSDCGKEFTVSSALVRHQRIHTGEKPFKCSKCGKRFRNSSVLQAHKLSHTGKKSFICSECGKEFTQYSSLWRHKKVHKLSQE, from the coding sequence atggagaaaccatggaaatgtgatgACTGTGGGAATGGATTCCATTCCCTGTCAACTCTGGAGTTTCATCGACGTGGTCACTACAGGGAGGAGCCGTTCACCTGCACCGAATGTGGGAAGGGATTCCCTGATTCGTCTGCTCTGCGGGTACATCAGCGTGATGCCACTgcagagagaccattcacctgctctgagtgtgaCAAGACGTTCTGTGAGTATTTCACCCTGTTGTCACACCAGCAAGTTCACACAGGGAAGAGGCCACCTACCTGCTTGGAATGTGGGAAAGTGTTCACGCAGGTATCCAGCCTGCGCACGCACCaacgagttcacactggggagaggccatttccTTGCTCTGATTGTGGAAAAGAATTCACTGTGTCATCAGCCCTTGTGAGACACCAACGCATCCACACAGGGGAAAAGCCATTCAAATGCTCCAAGTGTGGGAAGCGATTCAGAAATTCATCTGTCCTACAGGCACACAAATTAAGTCATACTGGGAAGAAGTCATTCATATGTTCTGAGTGTGGGAAAGAATTCACTCAGTATTCCAGTCTGTGGAGGCACAAGAAAGTTCACAAATTATCACAGGAGTAG